One genomic region from Pan troglodytes isolate AG18354 chromosome 14, NHGRI_mPanTro3-v2.0_pri, whole genome shotgun sequence encodes:
- the GTF3A gene encoding LOW QUALITY PROTEIN: transcription factor IIIA (The sequence of the model RefSeq protein was modified relative to this genomic sequence to represent the inferred CDS: deleted 1 base in 1 codon) yields MRSSGADAGRCLVTARAPGSVPASREGSAGSRGPGARFPARVSARGSAPGPGLGGAGALDPPAVVAESVSSLTIADAFIAAGESSAPTPPRPALPRRFICSFPDCSANYSKAWKLDAHLCKHTGERPFVCDYEGCGKAFIRDYHLSRHILTHTGEKPFVCAANGCDQKFNTKSNLKKHFERKHENQQKQYICSFEDCKKTFKKHQQLKIHQCQHTNEPLFKCTQEGCGKHFASPSKLKRHAKAHEGYVCQKGCSFVAKTWTELLKHVRETHKEEILCEVCRKTFKRKDYLKQHMKTHAPERDVCRCPREGCGRTYTTVFNLQSHILSFHEESRPFVCEHAGCGKTFAMKQSLTRHAVVHDPDKKKMKLKVKKSREKRSLASHLSGYIPPKRKQGQGLSLCQNGESPNCVEDKMLSTVAVLTLG; encoded by the exons ATGCGCAGCAGCGGCGCTGACGCGGGGCGGTGCCTGGTGACCGCGCGCGCTCCCGGAAGTGTGCCGGCGTCGCGCGAAGGTTCAGCAGGGAGCCGTGGGCCGGGCGCG CGGTTCCCGGCACGTGTCTCGGCACGTGGCAGCGCGCCTGGCCCTGGGCTTGGAGGCGCCGGCGCCCTGGATCCGCCGGCCGTGGTCGCCGAGTCGGTGTCGTCCTTGACCATCGCCGACGCGTTCATTGCAGCCGGCGAGAGCTCAGCTCCGACCCCGCCGCGCCCCGCACTTCCCAGGAGGTTCATCTGCTCCTTCCCTGACTGCAGCGCCAATTACAGCAAAGCCTGGAAGCTTGACGCGCACCTGTGCAAGCACACGGGGGAG AGACCATTTGTTTGTGACTATGAAGGGTGTGGCAAGGCCTTCATCAGGGACTACCATCTGAGCCGCCACATTCTGACTCACACTGGAGAAAAGCCGTTTGT TTGTGCAGCCAATGGCTGTGATCAAAAATTCAACACAAAATCAAACTTGAAGAAACATTTTGAACGCAAAcatgaaaatcaacaaaaacaataTATA TGCAGTTTTGAAGACTGTAAGAAGACCTTTAAGAAACATCAGCAGCTGAAAATCCATCAGTGCCAGCATACCAATGAACCTCTATTCAA GTGTACCCAGGAAGGATGTGGGAAACACTTTGCATCACCCAGCAAGCTGAAACGACATGCCAAGGCCCACGAGG GCTATGTATGTCAAAAAGGATGTTCCTTTGTGGCAAAAACGTGGACGGAACTTCTGAAACATGTGAGAGAAACCCATAAAG AGGAAATACTATGTGAAGTATGCCGGAAAACATTTAAACGCAAAGATTACCTTAAGCAACACATGAAAACTCATGCCCCAGAAAGGGATGTATGTCGCTGTCCAAGAGAAGGCTGTGGAAGAACATATACAACTGTGTTTAATCTCCAAAGCCATATCCTCTCCTTCCATGAGGAAAGCCGCCCTTTTGTGTGTGAACATGCTGGCTGTGGCAAAACATTTGCAATGAAA CAAAGTCTCACTAGGCATGCTGTTGTACATGATCCtgacaagaagaaaatgaagctcaAA GTCAAAAAATCTCGTGAAAAACGGAGTTTGGCCTCTCATCTCAGTGGATATATCCCTCCCAAAAGGAAACAAGGGCAAGGCTTATCTTTGTGTCAAAACGGAGAGTCACCCAACTGTGTGGAAGACAAGATGCTCTCGACAGTTGCAGTACTTACCCTTGGCTAA
- the MTIF3 gene encoding translation initiation factor IF-3, mitochondrial isoform X1 encodes MAALFLKRLTLQTVKSENSCIRCFGKHILQKTAPAQLSPIASAPRLSFLIHAKAFSTAEDTQNEGKKTKKNKTAFSNVGRKISQRVIHLFDEKGNDLGNMHRANVIRLMDERDLRLVQRNTSTEPAEYQLMTGLQILQERQRLREMEKANPKTGPTLRKELILSSNIGQHDLDTKTKQIQQWIKKKHLVQITIKKGKNVDVSENEMEEIFHQILQTMPGIATFSSRPQAVQGGKALMCVLRALSKNEEKAYKETQETQERDTLNKDHGNDKESNVLHQ; translated from the exons ATGGCTGCTCTTTTTCTAAAGAGGTTAACACTACAAACTGTAAAGTCTGAAAATAGTTGCATTAGATGTTTTGGTAAACACATCCTGCAAAAGACAGCACCAGCACAGTTGTCCCCTATTGCTTCTGCCCCAAGACTCTCCTTCCTAATTCATGCAAAAGCCTTTAGTACCGCTGAAGACAcccagaatgaaggaaaaaagacaaaaaagaataaaacagctTTTAGTAACGTTGGAAGAAAAATTAGTCAGCGAGTTATTCACTTATTTGATGAGAAGGGCAATGATTTGGGAAACATGCACCGAGCAAATGTGATTAGACTTATGGATGAGCGAGACCTGCGACTGGTTCAAAGGAACACCAGCACAGAACCTGCAGAGTATCAGCTCATGACAGGATTGCAGATCCTCCAGGAGCGGCAGAGGCTGAGGGAGATGGAGAAGGCGAACCCCAAAACTG GACCAACCCTGAGAAAGGAACTGATTTTGTCTTCAAATATTGGACAACATGATTTGGACACAAAGACTAAACAGATTCAGCAGTGGATTAAGAAAAAACACCTAGTCCAGATTaccataaagaaaggaaaaaatgtagaCGTGTCAGAAAATGAAATG GAGGAGATATTTCATCAAATACTCCAGACTATGCCTGGAATAGCTACATTCTCATCTAGGCCACAAGCTGTTCAAGGAGGAAAAGCTTTAATGTGTGTTCTTCGTGCTTTGAGCAAAAATGAGGAGAAGGCATATAAAGAAACTCAAGAGACCCAGGAAAGAGACACTTTGAACAAAGACCATGGAAATGATAAGGAATCAAATGTTCTGCATCagtaa
- the MTIF3 gene encoding translation initiation factor IF-3, mitochondrial isoform X4: MQQDYHKNKSFSSSTGDDYSSSLKRMAALFLKRLTLQTVKSENSCIRCFGKHILQKTAPAQLSPIASAPRLSFLIHAKAFSTAEDTQNEGKKTKKNKTAFSNVGRKISQRVIHLFDEKGNDLGNMHRANVIRLMDERDLRLVQRNTSTEPAEYQLMTGLQILQERQRLREMEKANPKTGPTLRKELILSSNIGQHDLDTKTKQIQQWIKKKHLVQITIKKGKNVDVSENEMEEIFHQILQTMPGIATFSSRPQAVQGGKALMCVLRALSKNEEKAYKETQETQERDTLNKDHGNDKESNVLHQ; the protein is encoded by the exons GATGGCTGCTCTTTTTCTAAAGAGGTTAACACTACAAACTGTAAAGTCTGAAAATAGTTGCATTAGATGTTTTGGTAAACACATCCTGCAAAAGACAGCACCAGCACAGTTGTCCCCTATTGCTTCTGCCCCAAGACTCTCCTTCCTAATTCATGCAAAAGCCTTTAGTACCGCTGAAGACAcccagaatgaaggaaaaaagacaaaaaagaataaaacagctTTTAGTAACGTTGGAAGAAAAATTAGTCAGCGAGTTATTCACTTATTTGATGAGAAGGGCAATGATTTGGGAAACATGCACCGAGCAAATGTGATTAGACTTATGGATGAGCGAGACCTGCGACTGGTTCAAAGGAACACCAGCACAGAACCTGCAGAGTATCAGCTCATGACAGGATTGCAGATCCTCCAGGAGCGGCAGAGGCTGAGGGAGATGGAGAAGGCGAACCCCAAAACTG GACCAACCCTGAGAAAGGAACTGATTTTGTCTTCAAATATTGGACAACATGATTTGGACACAAAGACTAAACAGATTCAGCAGTGGATTAAGAAAAAACACCTAGTCCAGATTaccataaagaaaggaaaaaatgtagaCGTGTCAGAAAATGAAATG GAGGAGATATTTCATCAAATACTCCAGACTATGCCTGGAATAGCTACATTCTCATCTAGGCCACAAGCTGTTCAAGGAGGAAAAGCTTTAATGTGTGTTCTTCGTGCTTTGAGCAAAAATGAGGAGAAGGCATATAAAGAAACTCAAGAGACCCAGGAAAGAGACACTTTGAACAAAGACCATGGAAATGATAAGGAATCAAATGTTCTGCATCagtaa